A window from Penicillium oxalicum strain HP7-1 chromosome VIII, whole genome shotgun sequence encodes these proteins:
- a CDS encoding RNA 3'-terminal phosphate cyclase-like protein, whose product MATTSQPPLRFTTHHNLVYRLVLSTLTGRTVHISQIRSSSPTNPGLAPHEISFLRLLEAVTNGSEMEISYTGTILVYKPGLITGSATGVGASGGVIHHELPSNCSRGLSYFLIPLCLLAPFSKSPLKVLFTGPGVITSATPTGDMSVDSVRTAILPLYNQFGMFNNVELRILKRSNPGPNGRGGGGEVQFTFGHQIRLPKTLHLMNAGRIKRVRGVAYSVGVSGSNNARMIESARGILNPLSPDTYIFSDVASAPLVPAPDKSNPNAKKKIGLGFGLSLVAESSTGCLYSADVASPPSGGEAPEDIGRKCAFQLLETISKGGCVPPAAVTTMLTLMTMGSEDVGRLQVGREVIADPNTIQLARDLAKFGAPGWGIRDATGENENGDVIVSVVGRGIGNIGRKVA is encoded by the coding sequence ATGGCCACGACATCTCAACCCCCCTTGCGGTTCACCACGCATCACAATCTGGTCTACCGGCTGGTCCTCTCAACCTTGACCGGTCGCACAGTACACATCTCACAAATCCGCTCATCGTCGCCTACAAACCCTGGCTTGGCACCGCATGAGATTTCTTTCCTCCGATTGCTCGAAGCTGTCACCAATGGCTCTGAGATGGAAATTTCGTACACCGGTACGATCCTGGTCTATAAGCCTGGTTTGATCACGGGCAGTGCTACTGGTGTCGGCGCCAGTGGCGGTGTTATTCATCACGAACTTCCCTCAAACTGCAGTCGCGGGTTGAGTTACTTTTTGATTCCGCTGTGCCTGCTCGCGCCGTTCTCCAAATCGCCGCTCAAGGTTCTTTTCACCGGGCCTGGTGTAATCACTTCTGCTACACCCACGGGAGACATGTCCGTCGATAGCGTCCGCACCGCGATTCTTCCTCTCTACAATCAATTCGGCATGTTCAACAACGTCGAGCTACGCATTCTGAAGAGGTCAAACCCTGGACCCAATGGTCgcgggggtggtggtgaagtGCAATTCACGTTTGGTCACCAGATTCGTCTTCCCAAGACCCTGCACCTTATGAATGCAGGACGCATTAAGCGCGTGCGTGGTGTTGCGTACTCGGTCGGTGTATCCGGCTCCAACAACGCCCGTATGATCGAGTCTGCTCGTGGAATTCTCAACCCACTCAGTCCCGATACGTATATCTTCTCTGATGTCGCTTCGGCCCCTCTCGTTCCTGCGCCAGACAAGAGCAACCCCAatgcgaagaagaagattggaCTCGGCTTTGGTCTGTCTCTTGTCGCTGAGTCTTCCACCGGCTGTCTTTACTCGGCCGATGTGGCTTCTCCGCCCTCTGGTGGTGAGGCTCCCGAGGATATTGGTAGGAAGTGTGCGTTCCAGTTGTTGGAGACCATTTCCAAGGGTGGCTGTGTGCCCCCGGCGGCAGTCACTACCATGTTGACTCTGATGACGATGGGGTCTGAAGATGTGGGTCGCTTGCAAGTAGGACGCGAGGTTATCGCTGATCCTAACACTATCCAACTGGCTCGTGATTTGGCCAAATTTGGCGCTCCAGGCTGGGGTATCCGTGACGCAACtggagagaatgagaatggTGATGTGATCGTGAGTGTTGTGGGCCGTGGAATCGGCAACATCGGCCGGAAAGTCGCTTAA
- a CDS encoding 3-hydroxyanthranilate 3,4-dioxygenase 1, producing the protein MLPPALNIPKWLEKNSHLLQPPVNNYCVYHPSTPATAGYTVMIVGGPNARTDYHINTTPEFFYQYRGSMLLKTVDTSTTPPTFHDIPVHEGSIFLLPANTPHCPVRFKDTVGVVMEQPRPENAVDIMRWYCRNCQEIVWEKRFVCTDLGTQVKQVVEEFAADEEKRRCQNCGQVAAVRFAEGELVQPPAQPE; encoded by the exons ATGCTTCCTCCAGCCCTCAACATTCCAAAATG GCTCGAAAAAAactcccatctcctccaacccCCTGTTAACAACTACTGCGTCTACCATCCATCTACCCCCGCGACAGCCGGCTACACAGTCATGATTGTCGGCGGTCCCAACGCACGAACAGACTACCACATCAACACAACACCTGAATTTTTCTACCAATACCGAGGATCGATGCTGCTCAAGACAGTAGACACCTCCACGACGCCGCCCACCTTCCACGACATCCCTGTCCACGAGGGGTCTATCTTCTTGCTCCCTGCGAACACGCCTCATTGTCCCGTGCGATTCAAAGATACGGTCGGTGTCGTGATGGAGCAACCACGACCAGAGAATGCAGTAGATATCATGCGGTGGTACTGCAGGAACTGCCAGGAGATTGTGTGGGAGAAACGATTTGTGTGTACAGATCTGGGCACACAGGTCAAGCAGGTCGTGGAGGAATTCGCGGCagatgaggagaagaggagatgcCAGAACTGTGGACAAGTGGCTGCGGTAAGGTTTGCGGAAGGGGAGCTGGTTCAACCGCCTGCGCAGCCTGAGTGA